cagcactccaccaatcaggcctttatggtagtctTTAATCAAGCCagatggaagtcactcctcagtataaagccatgacaccccgcttggagtttgccaaaaggcacctaaatctctcagacaatgagaaacaagattaaagcatcacgtctgtaggaaacctggcaccctaaggtgaagcatggtggtggcagtatcatgctgtggggatatttttcaggggcagggcctggtagactagtcaggatcgagagaaagatgaaagaagcaaagtacagagagatccttgataaaaacctgctccagagcgctcagggcctcagactggggcgaaggtttaccttccaacaggacaacggccctaaccacacagccaagacaacacaggattggcttctggacaagtctcaatgtccttgagtagccagccagatcccggacttgaacccgatcgaacatctctggagagacctgaaaatagctgtgcagtgacactccccatccatacccaagaagaatcaatgatgtaatcgctgccaaaggcgcttcaacaaagtactgagtaaagggtctgaatacctatgtaaacgGGATCTTTTTGTGGTTTTGCAAAACTGTCTAAAAATCAGTTTTTTCTTtgccattatagggtattgtagGGTATTCTGATGAtgaaaaaaaaacgatttaatacattttagtacaaggctgtaacgtaacaaaatgtggaaaaagtgaccAGCATGTTGCACCCCCACAATCTTCTCTCCCCATTACTATTCACCCAGGCCTACAGAAATAATTGTCATGCATGATTTAAAACATGAATGAAGTAATTGTGCACAAGTTATTGGATTATCGCTGAGCAAGAAACACACATAGCCAATGATGACATGCTGTCGCAACACATTATGTGGTTTCCTGTTTTACTGTAGGTTCTAATGACATCCCTTGACGTTCCACCACACAGCACAGCTTTACATTGTCCAATCTCATTTCCCTGCTGTTCAATACTGAACAACCCAATAAGGAGACACAATCTGGATATATTTTAATCATGTTGAGCTTTATCTAATGAGCAGACTGGAGAACCCACCTGCCAGTCACTGTAATGAGTTGAAAACATAAAATACAAGTGTGTTTTATTGtaacaccagataggtgcagtgaaatgtgctgTTTTATAGGGTGAGGCATAGCTGTACAGCAGACCTGaagcaaattagggttaaatgccttCCTCAAGGACACAGaatttttattttttgggggcTCAGGTTAGGCTTTCGGTtaggctaggctacctgccaacgctaggctacctgctgcccaagACGTTGCAATGATCACTCACATCGGATATCAATCGCTCACACATCTGCCCCTACTCTATTATCAGGCCTTTGTCTTTTGAATGTCAATGTGTCATTATGTCATCATGGTTCTCAGTAAACATGTAATAAACTATTTAAGGTGACTTAGATTTAATCAAAACAAAAATCCCAATTATTATTTATACTTTCATTATTTTCCTACCTCTGGTATTAATATACttatgaagtcagaagtttacatacaccttagccaaatacatttctactcagtttttcaccatttctgacatttaatcctaggaaaaattcattgtcttaggtcagataggatcaccactttattttaagaatgtgaaaggtcagaataataatagagataatgatttatttcagcttttatttctgtcatcacattgccagtgggtcagaagtttaaatacactcaattagtatttggtagcaatgcctttaaattgtttaacttgggtcaaatgtttcgggtagcctttctacaagcttcccacaataagttgggtgaattttggcccattcctcctgacagagttggtgtaactgagtcaggtttgtaggcctccttgctcacacacgctttttcagttcagcccacactttctatatgattgaggtcagggctttgtgatggccactccaataccttgactttgttgtccttgagccatttagccacaactttggaagtatgcttggggtcattgttcacttgtaagacccatttgcaactaagctttaacttcctgactgatgtcttgagatgttgcttcaataaatccacataatgttctatcctcatgatgccatctattttgtgaagtgcaccagtccctcctgcagcaaagtacccccaaaacatgatgctgccacccccgtgcttcacggtttggatggtgttctttggcttgtaagcctccccatttttcatccaaacataacgatggtcattatggccaaacagttctaattttgtttcatcagaccagaggacatttctccaaaaagtacgatctttgtccccatgtgcagttgcaaaccgtagtctggcttttttatggcggttttggagcagtggtttcttccctgctgagcggcctttcaggttatgtcgacataggactcgttttactgtggacatagatacttttgtacctgtttcctccagcatcttcacaaggtcctttgctgttgttctgggattgatttgcacttttcgcaccaaagtacgttcatctctaggagacagagcgcatctcttttctgagcggtatgacggctgcgtggtcccatggtgtttatacttgcgtactgttgtttgtacagatgaacgtggtaccttcaggcgtttgaaaattgctcccaaggatgaaccagacttgtggaggtctacaattttctttctgtcttggatgatttcttttgatttttgatgtcaagcaaagaggcactacgtttgaaggtagaccttgaaatacatccacaggtacacctccaattgactcaaatgatgtcaattagcctatcagaagcttctaaagccttgatatcattttatggaattttccaagctgtttaaagacagtcaactcagtgtatgttaacttctgacacactggaattgtgatacagtgaattataagtgaaataatctgtctgtaaacaactgttggaaaaataacttgcgtcatacacaaagtagatgtcctaaccgacttgccaaaactatagtttgttaataagaaatgtgtggagtggttgaaaaacaagttttaatgactccaacctgagtgtatgtaaacttttgattTAAACTGTATATTGACTGATGAGACTTAGCTACATAGCATTTTAGATAATGTTTAGATTTATCTGAGAAACCATGCAGGAAAATTACATTAAATGTAATtaatcacatgcttcgtaaaaaaAAACAggtgtaaacaacaggtgtagactaacagtgaaatgcttacttacgggcccttcccaataaTGCAGGGAGAAAAATAGAAACAAATTTGCATAAAAAGGTTTTTCCTTCAGCCTCAAACGACCCTCTTTACAATACATCCAAATGTTTGTTATCACATAATTATTGCAGAAAGGTCAATGTAATGGAAAATGGAAAGAATAGAAAGGTTGTAGCAAGGCAGCTATGGTTATGCGAGAGCTCTATGTACATTTACGGAATATTGCCATTTTATAACATGAtaaataaacttttttttaatgtTGAGGATCAGGGAAGAATCGCATCATGATATTCTTTATCCAGAATCGTATTCAGTCTTATTGATTTGTGTTATGCTTGGTGTTGACAGGGATGAATTAAATCATTGTGTTAACAGTAAAAGTATTTATCATATCACAATGTGTCCAATCGCAAGATAACCAGCTAGTGTCCATAATTGAAATCTTATTACAAAGATTCAATCTTAAATAAAACACTGTTCCAAGCTAAAATGTGATACTACATGTGGAATTGGGTCAACTATTCTACAACAAGTTCGATTTGACAGGCTCTAAAATTGAAATACTCTCAGAGAACAACAGACAGGCACTGGGCCCTTATTCTGTTGTTTTGGAGGCCAAATGGAATACAGTATTTTACATCGAGCCGTGGACCAGTGGTGTGATCGTATAACTGGGTGTTAAATAATTAACCCGTCCTCTTACCAGGAGCAGCCTCTGTAATTTTAGACCTTAATTAATCACCCGGGAAACGCTCCATTCTTGGAACCATTTATTTGCCAACAGACTCGTGGAGAGGGACAATAGACATTAATTAATATTAGATATCAGTGGTCAAATGTGCCCCCATTCAAGACTGTAAACACACCCTGTCCAAAATGCGAGGCATACGACAGCATTTTGCTGAAATGGCACGACCAAGATTCATGATCCCCTTGGCTGTAAAACTGGCCTGTTAACAAAGCACCATAATGTAGATctcactctcacaaacacacgccTGTTATCCCAGACCGACGCATATGCATAAGATGAATTGTAGTCTGTTGGTCAATGTCAAACTAATGTTACTTAAATTTTGGCAAGTGTTTTGAAATGCTCCATCATTCTTAGGCGGCGTAGAGAAGATGGGATAACATTCTGGTTCTATTTCAAGCCAGGCTGATACCTAGATAGCCCATATCCCATTTGGGGCAGCAGTGGCCTCTAATGCGATTTCTCCTCCCTCCCAGGTTGTTATTTAAGTGCTGCAAATGTCAATCTCAATTCTAATGCAAAGGTCAAACCCAACATTTTGCTGAGGATGGCAGCTCCAAAAAAAAGTCTGCCTAAAAGTCTACAGATACAGTCTCTCAAGTACCGAGAAGAAAATCATTTGTGTCAACAATTCCAGAGTCATATACAATACAATATAGATATATGGATTTCCAATTAGTCTAATCGCCCTAAAGCATTTTGAACGGTTTGTGTAAACAGAATGTGTGgttcactctctctgcctgtatctcacctttatttaaccaggtaggccagttgagaacaagttctcatttacaactgcaacctggccaaggtaaagcaaagcagcgtgacaaaaacaacaacagagttacacatgggataaacaaatgtacagtcaataacacaatagaaaaatatatataaatatatataccagaaaatatatatataaatatgtatacCACTAtggcaataaacaggccatagtggtgaaataattacaatttagcattaacactggagtgatagatgtgcagttgatgtgcaagtagagatactggggtacaaaatagcaaaaataaataacaatatggggatgaggtagttgggtgggctatttacagatgggatgtgtacaggtgcagtgatcggtaagctgctctgacagctgatgattaagttagtgagggagatacaagtctccagcttcagtgatttttgcaattcgttccagtcattggcagcagagaactggaaggaaaggtggccgaaggaggagttggctttggggatgaccagtaaaATATTTccttgctggagcgcgtgctacgggtgggtgttgctatggtgaccagtgagctgagataaggcggggctttacctagcaaagacattTTGTGGTCAATGAATGTGCAGTCGTTATTCATCACACTAATCTACTGGCTACTACTTATTTAATGCAGTGGCTGAATGTGGCCCAGGGGCACACATACCTCATGGAGTCATATACACTCAGGGAGCACAGTGTTTAGAAGAGACATGCATTGTGGGACAGCTGTATGAGGGGTACATTTATGAAAGTACTGTACAGCAACTGTAACCATATTACAGCAGTGTGCAGATCACTTTTGGTTACCGACAAGTAGTTCAAAGAAAAGAGCATTATTTGTTCAAATTACACAacacagttcaaatcaaatcaacctttgtcacatgcactgaatacaacaggtattgagCCTTTAACCaatagtgcagttcaagaaagagttataaaatatttaccaaataaacaaaacaattataaaacgaacacaataaaatagcaataacaaggctatattataagggcacaaggtgagacccagatgcagacactgaaggcagatggttggagtcttagatGTTCATTAATCCAAAAAGGGGtcggcaagagaatggtcatggacaggcaaaaggtcaaaaccagttcagagtccagtaggtaccgaagggcaggcaggctcgaggtccgggcaggcagaatggtcaggcaggcaggagtccagaaaacaggcaagggtcaaaaccaggaggactagcaaagagaagagaaaaaggagtacgggaaaaacacgctggttgacttgacaaacatacaagacaaactggcacagagagacaggaaacacagggataaataccctGGGGgaaataagtgacacctggagggggtggagacaatcacaaggacaggtgcggtagcagagagaacagtctatgactttggtgactggagtctttgacaatgtgtttggaccatgatcgtgtgttggtgatgtggacaccaaggaactctcgacccgctccactacagccccgtcgatgttaattaatgggggcctgttcggctcgccttttcctgtagtctacgatcagctcctttgtcttcctCACATTGAGgaggaggttgttgtcctggcaccacactgccaggtgtctgacctcctccctataggctgtatcattgtcgtcggtgatcaggcctaccactgttatgtcgtcagcaaacttaatgatggtgttggagtcgtgtttggccacgctgtcgtgggtgaacagggagcacaggaggggactaagcacatacCCCTGACGagccccaatgttgaggatcagtgtggtagacatgttgttgcctacccttaccacctgggggcagcccgtcaggaagtccaggatccagttgcagagggaggtttttAGTCCCATggtcattagcttagtgatgagcttcatgggcactatggtgttgaacactgagctgtagtcaatgaacagcattctcacataggtgttccttttgtccaggtgggaaaggccaGTGTGGAGTGCGACTGAGATTGtgtcatatgtggatctgttggggctgtatgcgaattggagtgggtctaggcctagggtatctgggatgatgctgttgatgtgagccacaaCCAGCAATTCAAAGCACTACAAGGCTACCgaagtgagtgctaaggggcGGTAATTATGTAggcaggttgaaaatgtcagtttagacacttgccagttggtccacgcatgctttgagtacatgtcctggtaatccgtctgacaCCCCAggtttgtgaatgttgacctgtttaaaggtcttgctcacagcggctaccgagagcgttatcacacagtcatccagaacagctggtgctcatgtgcatgcttcagtgttgcttgccttaaAGCGAGCattaaaggcatttagctcatctggtaggctcgcgtgaCTGGGTAGCTCGCATCTGGGTTTCCATTTGTAGtacgtaatagttttcaagccctgccacatctgacgagcgtcagagccggtgtagtaggattcaatcttaatcctgtattgcgctttgcttgtttgatggtttgtctgggGGCATAGTGGGACTTcatataagcgtccggattagtgtcccgctccttgaaagcggcagctctagcctttagctcgatgcggatcttgcctgtaatccatgactcctggttgggatatgtacatacggtcactgtggggacaacgttgtctgtgcacttattgatgaagccgatgactgaggtggtatactcctcaatgccattggatgaatcccgaaacatattccagtctgagctagcaaaacagtcctgtagcgtagcatcagcgtcatctgaccacttccgtattgagcgagtcactggtacttcctgctttagtttttgctcgtaagcaggaatcaggaggatagaattatggtcggattttccaaatggagggcaggggagagctttgtatgcatctctgtgtgtggagtaaaggtggtctagagtttttttccctctggttgcacatgctggtagaaataaggtaaaaacagatttaagtttgcctgtatTAAAGTCCCGGACCACTatgagcgccgcctctggatgagcattttcttgttcgcttatggccttatacagctggttgagtgaggtcttagtgccagtaccggtttgtggtagtaaatagacggctacaaataatatagatgagaactatcttggtagatagtgtggtctacaggttatcataaggtactctacctcaggcgagcaacaCCTTgggacttctttaatattagaaatcgcacaccagctgttaatgacaaatagacacacacccccgcccctcGTAACTATACTACAAATATTATCTCATTTGAAAAGATACGTTTTCCAGTTTCCTTTCATTGCATTCAAATCATTATTTAACATGATTATATTCCTGTTGCTTAAACAAGTAGTTAACAAGTAATTACATGATAAAACTGAAATTGATTGTTATGTGCAGATGAGAATATAGCAGTGGAACATTTGGAATGAACACAGGCTACAATCTATCTAGCTACCACAGTACATCACTTTTAATGGACCACTCCTGCAGGTGAATGAACAAGAGAATAGAATGGCATTCCATTAAACTCTAGAAccctgttaaaaaaaaaacacaaccacCATGATTCACAATAACACCTCTCTAAACACAAAACATCCACCTGCTATTCTCAGGACATCTCACCAGCTCTCAcctgtactgtagcctaccagtGACACCTGCTGGGTACAGGCCTGTCACGTATTACCACCGAGGAGTTACAGAGGGAAAAGGCAGCATGATAGAGAGAAAGCCATTAAAAAGTGCAGCGTCTCGGAGTGGCTCTCCCACAGCTCCTGATTAAAGCTGATGGCCGTAGGAACTCTGTAATTACCTACGGTGCCTATTTTcttcagagaggagggagggaggctgcagGACCAGGTGTAAAACAGAACATTTTAGGATTATTTCCTAATAGCATCATAAATCTATTCATGCGTCACTGTTACCGACAGCAACTGACTGCCACTGGGATAGCATGATTAGTGCACCTGCTACCAACATGATGCAAGGATTCAGTTGACCCTCACTAAATATTAGCATATTTTCATTAAAGTATACCAGTGTCATACAGTGGTTATAGAAATGAAGGTATACAATAGGCCTACCACTTCAGCTCATACATCGTTAatctattatttttttattctacagatttttaaataaaatgttaaagaTTGTGGCATGATAAAGATAGTAAAATGGAATTGAATTAGTTTAAAATGCCATTGGGTGTGACATCTAGTGGGATGCATATTGTGACAATGAATCAGACGGAGGTCAGAGTAGACGAGCTGGGATAATGTGATTGGGGAATGATGTGTATCCCACAGCAtgcacacgagcacacacacacacaaacacaggatgCCCTCCGGCGTCATCCATCTCTGCATAATTTAGACCATAATTTAAACTCAATCATCGTCGCTTCAACATCCAGCCCAAGTGCTAGGCCACTGGAGGTCTGCCACAACTGCTAAACCTTAAGTGGGTTGGTGGCACTGTTGTCCCCTTGGACATGCACTTAATATGAGTGTGGATGCATCTATACTAATATATGAATACATAATGTAATCATATATTACTTACTGCTTTCAGATAACACTATTCTTGGCCATAGCAGCACGCAAAATGCCTTAAAACTGCTGTCAAACTTAGAGCACTTCTCTCTGTTGAGAGTATACAAGCCAAGGGGTGTTTTCTCAGAGttgtgaatgtgtttgtgttcTCTTCTCCTCATATTCAGTAATAACATTAGCAAATTGTCAAGTTATGCTCATTTATGCTCCAGAGCAAGCCCACACACTACATAGAGACTACTAGAGTACATATCAACCCAATaaggacatacagtgcattcggaaagtattcataccccttcactttttccacattttgttacattacagcctcattctaaaatggatgaaatagttttacccccctcattaatctacacacaataccgcataatgacaaagaaaaaatagGTTTAGacatgtttgaaaatgtatttttttaaatactttgttgaagcaccttttgcagtgattaaagtcttcttgggtatgacgctacaagtttggcacaactgtatttggggagtttctcccattcttctctgcagatactcttaaactcggtcaggttggatgaggagtgtcgctgcacagccattttcaggtctctccagagatgttagaccgggttcaagtctgggctctggctgggccactcaaggacattcagagacctgtcccgaagccacttggctgtgtgcttaaggttgttgtcctgttggaaggtgaaccttagccccagtctgagttcctggacgctatggagcaggttttcatcaaggatcgctctgtcCTTGTAGGtcctttcggcaaactccaagctggctgtcatgtgccttttactgaggagtggcttccgtctggccactctaccataaaggcctgattggtggagtgctgcagagttggtcgtccttatggaaggttctcccatctccacagaggaactctgtcagagtgaccatcgggttcttggtcacttccctgaccaaagcccttctcccttgattgctgtttggccgggcggccagctctaggaagtcttggtggttctaaacttcttccatttaagaatgacggaggccactgtgttcttggggaccttcaatgctgcagaaatgtttttgtacccttccccagatctgtgcctcgacactatCCTGTCTcgcagctctacggacaattccttcaacctcatggcttggtttttgctctgacatgaaaaCTACTACTATGTAATAAGGTAATTGTTTTTTAATTGTAATAAATTTGCAGacatttctaaaaaataaaataaatgttttcactttgtcattatggggtagtgtatagATTgagattcatttttttttttatatccaatttagaataaggctgtaatgtaacaaaatgtataaaaggaaaggggtctgaatactttccaaatgcgctgTAATAGCGTACTATTAAACAGATGAGTCCAGGGAAACAAAAGCCATGTGAAACTGCTGATGCCAAATTCCTCCCCTTGCTCTCCAGCCTGCATTGCCCTTCTATAGAGTCAGCTAGGTCTCCATGGGGACAAGGCAGAGCAGagtgctctctcctctccacagctgcGTCCTTCAATGGACACTCAGACTGGGTGTTAATTACAGAAAGACCACTGTCTCACCATGCAGCAGATGGGCTTGGTCAGCAACTTCACTAGACACTTTTTGTAGGCGAAATCTGCTTTGTGATTTCCCCGGCCCATACGGAGCGATTTGTGATCGCCTTACACTGTAGTATACCGCCCCCTGGCATCGGAGTGCAGTACTGCTAAGGAAGATATTACAATTTTTCTAAACTACGGAGAGGCTAACTGCAAACAACCTGAAAACAATCTGTCATTTAATGGTATATCAAAACTTTATATTAGGCCATGGAAATGGAGCCATTCATTTTATTATTTGTAAAGCAGTAAAATTTGTCATAAAACAATACAATTAACGACAGAGTTTTAAAATCTAGAGCCTCATCTCTAATATACCATGACAGAAATCACTCACAGAGCCAACAAACAGTCCAACCTGATCTACCATATAAAAAAACATATGCTAATATATTCTTgcagggattttttttattttacctttaactaggcaagtcagttaagaacaaattcttattttcctaggaacagtgggttactgccttgttcaggggcagaacgacagatttttacctcgtcagctcggggattcgatcttgcaacctttcggttactagtccaatgctctgaCCACtacactacctgccgccccagggatGGTATGTTGAGTCTTGCCAGTGTAGTGAGTTATGCTACAGTCACACTCCACTGTGTGATTAAATGTTGTGGCGGTCAAGGTGACGGTGACAATGGACATGGTAACCAGTGCGATGGCTGTCACGGGAAAGGAAACCACCATGACGATGTGGATGGCGATGGTGATGACGGTGGCGTGAGCGGTGGTGGCGTTTATGATGTCGTGGCCCCTTATCCCTGAGAAGCGACGCTTTGAGCAGTCTGGTGAACGGGAAGCGACCTTTGCCACACAGCATCCCCGTGAAGTCGTCCAGATCCAGAGACCACACCATGGCTCCACCCAGCTCCTGACGCTGCAGCGCTCTCATCTGCAGAGGAGCAGGAAGGAGTTTTACACATAGCTATGATAGTTATCGGATCAAAGTTAGTCGGCTGGCTGAACCTGGCATAATTAAAAAATGGGTTGATTAATGTGCATTGTCCCCGTCAAATAAAGTAACAACGTAATGCAACTGTATCGGCTTGCTTGATATATAAAGACAGGAAATGTGTTGCACAGATGCTGTACTGATGTAAACATGTACCTTCTCCCTCAGGATATCTATATATTCAAAGTTCAGCCAGTGATCGTATTCATGTGCCTGTATCAGCTTCTTGCTCTTATCAAATGTCACCACCGCCCCACTTTTGAGGTACTGACACACCTatagagtggagcagagagacagaacctGTCAGGAATGTCAGCAAAGTTGGAACAAACGTTATTGACACTTGAACCGTAACAGGGTTCCTATTGCACCAGGTATGCTTTTTACCTCATGGTAGGCCATAACACGTACAGTAGTATCAGTCTCAGTATATTCCGCTGCGTCCTCTTGTAGCTCTGTGTCTTCCTTGTCATAATTTATCTCGTTCCCCAGGATTAGGGGTACAGGTGAGTAGGCAGGGAACCCCAGAGTCAGCTTCTGGGAATCCACTCCCTGAGAGAGCCAGTACTGCACTTGGTTCTGGGAAAACAGTACGGCATAAAGGATCAATAGAAGAGACTAACAAACATAACATGTTCTTTGGAAATCATGACAAGTAAAACCAGCAGAAACAAACTTGGTGTCCAAGTGATTTCAATCAGCTCTACCCATCAGGAATATAATGATGAAGTCATTTATTTGTACTGAACTGTAGTGAGAACTTCTCTCTGAGGTGTGTCCATAGCTGGATGCTTCCGGCTGAACAATGGACTGATGTGACCTGACATTCCCTCCAGTGGCCCa
This genomic stretch from Oncorhynchus kisutch isolate 150728-3 linkage group LG24, Okis_V2, whole genome shotgun sequence harbors:
- the LOC109869869 gene encoding chitinase-like protein 4 produces the protein MNVAAVFVWFSLVVTKAICTLEEYRLVCYVNSRTQHHPDMLAFSLDMADPFLCTHIIMAYMDLDQDYHITPFTQEDKTLCNSLNMLKEGNPDLKTLLAVGGRNSTDTRLLKMSSDNTRRKTFVQSVLKHLRQEGFDGLDVVWQPRSASNVAQGGKHIFTNLLKELRGGIQEEARVSGIEALLLSTAVSGLEDYAREAYDAHSFPQYVDFITLVTSDLHGPLEGMSGHISPLFSRKHPAMDTPQREVLTTNQVQYWLSQGVDSQKLTLGFPAYSPVPLILGNEINYDKEDTELQEDAAEYTETDTTVRVMAYHEVCQYLKSGAVVTFDKSKKLIQAHEYDHWLNFEYIDILREKMRALQRQELGGAMVWSLDLDDFTGMLCGKGRFPFTRLLKASLLRDKGPRHHKRHHRSRHRHHHRHPHRHGGFLSRDSHRTGYHVHCHRHLDRHNI